Proteins found in one Maridesulfovibrio sp. genomic segment:
- the argS gene encoding arginine--tRNA ligase, translating into MKAKQHLEKVLGSILEAKGWEWPEKAVIEPPKDKKFGDMSANIAMMLSKQAKMNPRAIAETIQEELAGDIYIEKIDIAGPGFLNFTFSSSFWQDLIPEVLTKGSDYGRSEIGKGTKIQVEYVSANPTGPLHIGHGRGAALGDCLVRILEFTGYDVEAEYYVNDAGRQMLILGNSIWVRLQQSQGRDIADPEDFYKGDYIKDLAAEVLERNPGILDMSEDEAIAICREYGKDEILEGIKKDLAAFEVRHDVWFSEKSLVSAGKVEETFADLKERGMAYEKDGALWFKSTDLGDDKDRVLRKSNGDLTYFASDIAYHDDKYKRGFDIVVDIWGADHHGYIPRMQAAVEALGKKGQLDVILVQLVNLLRGGEQIAMSTRAGKFETLEDVVNEVGRDASRFMFLSRKSDSHLDFDLELVKQKTMDNPVYYVQYAHARICSVIRKAADEGIEIPAIDAAPLSALTNAEELNLMKLMDQFADVAENAGRNMSPHVISYYLRDLASALHRFYSMHHILSAEKDVIAARLVLLQAVAGTLANGLNLLGVSAPERM; encoded by the coding sequence ATGAAAGCTAAACAACACCTTGAAAAAGTACTCGGTTCAATTCTCGAAGCCAAGGGCTGGGAATGGCCGGAAAAAGCCGTTATCGAGCCTCCGAAAGACAAGAAATTCGGCGACATGTCTGCAAACATCGCCATGATGCTCTCCAAACAGGCAAAGATGAATCCCCGCGCTATCGCGGAAACGATTCAGGAAGAACTGGCCGGAGATATATACATTGAAAAAATTGATATTGCCGGACCCGGCTTCCTCAATTTCACTTTTTCCAGCTCCTTCTGGCAGGACCTCATTCCCGAAGTGCTGACCAAAGGCTCCGATTACGGCCGCAGTGAAATAGGCAAAGGCACCAAAATTCAGGTTGAATATGTTTCCGCAAACCCGACCGGACCGCTGCACATCGGCCACGGACGCGGCGCCGCCCTCGGCGACTGTCTTGTTCGCATCCTCGAATTCACCGGGTATGACGTGGAAGCTGAATATTACGTCAACGACGCCGGTCGCCAGATGCTCATTCTCGGCAACTCCATCTGGGTCCGCCTGCAGCAGTCACAGGGCCGCGACATTGCTGATCCCGAAGATTTTTACAAAGGTGATTACATTAAAGATCTCGCCGCCGAAGTGCTTGAACGCAACCCCGGCATTCTTGATATGAGCGAAGACGAAGCCATCGCTATCTGCCGTGAATACGGAAAAGACGAAATCCTCGAAGGCATCAAGAAAGACCTCGCCGCCTTTGAAGTGCGTCACGATGTATGGTTCTCAGAAAAAAGCCTCGTATCCGCCGGCAAAGTTGAAGAAACCTTCGCCGACCTTAAAGAACGCGGCATGGCCTACGAAAAAGACGGCGCACTCTGGTTCAAATCCACCGATCTGGGTGACGATAAGGACCGTGTCCTGCGCAAGTCCAATGGAGATTTGACATATTTCGCTTCCGACATCGCCTACCATGATGATAAATACAAACGCGGATTCGACATTGTAGTCGACATCTGGGGTGCGGACCATCACGGTTACATCCCCCGCATGCAGGCCGCAGTGGAAGCTCTCGGCAAAAAAGGACAGCTCGATGTAATCCTCGTACAGCTGGTTAACCTGCTGCGTGGCGGAGAACAGATTGCCATGTCCACCCGTGCCGGTAAATTTGAAACTCTGGAAGACGTCGTTAATGAAGTTGGACGCGATGCTTCCCGCTTCATGTTCCTTTCCAGAAAAAGCGACAGCCATCTCGACTTTGACCTTGAACTGGTTAAGCAGAAAACCATGGACAACCCTGTCTACTATGTACAGTACGCCCATGCACGTATCTGCTCCGTCATACGCAAAGCAGCCGATGAGGGAATCGAGATCCCCGCTATCGACGCGGCTCCCCTCTCCGCCCTGACCAACGCGGAAGAACTGAATCTCATGAAACTCATGGATCAGTTCGCTGATGTAGCTGAAAACGCAGGCAGAAACATGAGCCCGCACGTAATCAGCTACTACCTGCGCGATCTGGCCAGCGCACTGCACAGGTTCTACTCCATGCACCACATCCTTTCCGCGGAAAAAGATGTGATCGCCGCAAGGCTTGTTCTGCTGCAGGCTGTAGCCGGAACCCTCGCCAACGGCCTTAACCTGCTCGGAGTTTCCGCTCCCGAACGCATGTAA
- a CDS encoding response regulator transcription factor, translated as MSVEKILVVEDHNDTIELLKYNLTSSGYEVVTAMDGHKALDQAGKENPDLILLDLMLPGIDGLEVCRRLKQDVATQHIPVIMLTAKGEEVDRVVGLELGVDDYIVKPFSPRELVLRVKAVLRRSTEVPESRRPGKWSREGLVVDFEAHTVECDGELVALTATEFKLFSELLQHEGKVRTRDHLLDTVWDTHFEGYSRTVDTHIRRLRQKLGPYADYIETVRGVGYRFKHS; from the coding sequence TTGTCAGTTGAGAAAATACTGGTCGTAGAAGACCATAATGATACCATCGAATTGCTGAAGTATAATTTAACCTCATCCGGTTACGAAGTTGTAACTGCCATGGATGGTCACAAAGCCCTTGATCAGGCCGGAAAAGAGAATCCTGACCTGATTCTGCTTGATCTCATGCTACCCGGTATTGACGGGCTTGAGGTCTGCCGCAGACTTAAGCAGGATGTCGCTACCCAGCATATCCCGGTGATCATGCTTACCGCAAAAGGTGAGGAAGTAGACCGGGTTGTCGGTCTTGAGCTGGGCGTGGACGATTACATCGTCAAGCCGTTCAGTCCCCGAGAACTGGTACTCAGGGTAAAAGCAGTGCTGCGTCGCAGTACTGAGGTGCCTGAGTCACGGCGTCCGGGCAAATGGAGCCGCGAAGGTCTTGTCGTTGATTTTGAAGCCCATACAGTTGAGTGCGACGGAGAGCTTGTGGCTCTGACCGCTACTGAGTTCAAGCTTTTTTCAGAATTGCTCCAGCATGAAGGCAAGGTCCGTACCCGTGACCATCTGCTGGATACAGTTTGGGATACCCATTTTGAGGGATACTCCAGAACAGTAGACACCCATATCCGCAGATTGCGCCAGAAACTCGGCCCATATGCCGATTATATCGAGACCGTGCGCGGAGTCGGTTACCGTTTCAAGCATTCATAA
- a CDS encoding SPOR domain-containing protein: MAAPRKKKKPVSTEEKTFTFTFTTPEVIGLCAGAVAALCAFFVLGILLGRGYQPEKDVPEIAMMLPSQSINASGEVKGGVLKPEELDYVNQLNKKPESAVKPKEPEKKVAKAESKSAPEKKAEPVTKKPATEVAAKKAEIQKDEPEFKLEIDHPEAVQEQKYSYVYQAASFGDEARAQSFADKLIASGVDSYVEAGQGGNRTWYRVFIRHTGTPDSTNEMKKVLARYGVKKPLLKSKKAI, from the coding sequence ATGGCTGCACCCAGAAAAAAGAAGAAACCTGTTTCCACTGAGGAAAAGACATTCACCTTTACCTTCACCACGCCTGAAGTTATCGGCCTTTGTGCCGGGGCTGTCGCAGCCCTGTGCGCCTTCTTTGTGCTGGGTATTTTACTGGGACGGGGCTACCAGCCTGAAAAGGATGTACCCGAGATCGCCATGATGCTGCCCAGCCAGTCAATAAACGCTTCCGGGGAAGTCAAAGGCGGAGTGCTTAAGCCCGAAGAGCTGGACTACGTTAATCAGCTCAATAAAAAACCGGAATCTGCGGTTAAGCCGAAGGAACCGGAAAAAAAAGTCGCCAAGGCTGAAAGTAAATCCGCTCCGGAAAAAAAAGCTGAACCGGTAACGAAAAAACCGGCAACTGAGGTTGCGGCAAAAAAAGCTGAAATTCAGAAAGATGAGCCGGAATTCAAATTGGAAATTGACCATCCTGAAGCAGTGCAGGAGCAGAAATACAGCTATGTGTATCAGGCTGCTTCCTTCGGCGATGAAGCCCGGGCGCAAAGTTTTGCCGACAAGCTCATCGCCAGCGGAGTGGATTCCTATGTGGAAGCCGGTCAAGGCGGAAACCGTACATGGTACCGTGTTTTCATACGCCACACCGGAACACCTGATTCAACGAACGAAATGAAAAAGGTGCTCGCCAGATACGGAGTCAAAAAACCGCTGCTTAAAAGCAAAAAAGCTATTTAA
- a CDS encoding adenosylcobinamide-GDP ribazoletransferase, with protein MKIIRDILITLGFMTRIGPVMEIEAEDIGRTVKWMPLSGLVLGLIIVIPFSLGLFAGKFWIQAWLTVAASVYLTRGLHFDGFADIADGAGPYPDPERFWKIIKDSCSGVFGVLALVLSALGQAVCFFYVYEAGAFGAVIWVFVLGRLGNALMAMAGKPLARPGQGSLSMRGADAVSIGIAAATTVCVGVFAVTPAVQAAGYLLTGCGIFFLFRLAKKVGGANGDFLGAAVILGELAGLLAFSALN; from the coding sequence TTGAAAATAATTCGTGATATCCTGATAACTTTGGGCTTCATGACCAGAATAGGACCGGTCATGGAAATTGAGGCTGAAGACATTGGCCGCACTGTGAAGTGGATGCCTCTCAGCGGTCTTGTTCTGGGGCTGATAATTGTGATCCCCTTCTCTCTGGGCCTTTTTGCCGGTAAATTCTGGATTCAGGCATGGTTGACGGTTGCGGCTTCGGTTTATCTGACCCGCGGGTTGCATTTTGACGGTTTCGCGGACATTGCGGACGGGGCCGGGCCATATCCCGATCCGGAACGGTTCTGGAAAATTATCAAGGACAGCTGCTCCGGCGTATTCGGGGTGCTGGCCCTCGTGCTGTCTGCATTGGGGCAGGCTGTATGTTTTTTTTATGTATACGAGGCAGGTGCGTTCGGAGCAGTGATCTGGGTCTTCGTGCTCGGCAGGCTGGGCAATGCGCTAATGGCCATGGCCGGTAAACCGCTGGCAAGGCCCGGGCAGGGCAGCTTGTCCATGCGCGGGGCGGACGCTGTGTCTATCGGAATAGCTGCCGCGACAACTGTATGCGTGGGAGTGTTTGCGGTTACTCCAGCGGTTCAGGCAGCGGGGTATCTGCTAACAGGCTGCGGTATTTTTTTCCTGTTCCGGCTGGCGAAAAAGGTCGGCGGGGCCAATGGAGATTTTCTGGGAGCGGCCGTAATATTGGGAGAGTTGGCCGGGTTACTGGCATTTAGCGCGTTGAATTGA
- a CDS encoding chemotaxis response regulator protein-glutamate methylesterase, producing MRIGIVNDKAPLVDILKKVLLSDGHEVVWIAHNGERAVEKCSNDVPDLVLMDLIMPVLDGVSATREIMKKSPCPILIVTSSVESNSSKVFEAMGAGALDVVATPKNGPDGEITGGQALLAKIVVIGKLHGNGRVREHAKPLAKERVIPPLLAIGSSTGGPSALAELLGGLPADFPAAIVIAQHVDGHFSENLALWLDSQTEIKVALARSGRSVQAGHALIAPGDQHMLIKPGGIVELTDGPGKNIYVPSVDVLFDSIRLGGFSKHSVAVLLTGMGADGARGMLDLRNIGWMTIAQDKESSVVWGMPGSAVKMGAAREVCSIGDMAGLLVRHFKKLFQELK from the coding sequence ATGAGAATAGGAATTGTGAATGATAAGGCTCCATTGGTCGATATTCTGAAAAAAGTACTGCTTTCAGATGGGCATGAGGTTGTCTGGATTGCCCACAACGGCGAAAGGGCCGTTGAAAAATGCTCCAATGATGTGCCTGATCTTGTCCTGATGGACCTGATTATGCCAGTACTTGACGGGGTCTCGGCAACTCGGGAAATAATGAAGAAAAGCCCATGTCCGATACTTATCGTCACATCCAGTGTTGAAAGCAACTCGTCCAAAGTGTTTGAAGCCATGGGGGCCGGAGCCCTTGACGTGGTCGCTACGCCTAAGAACGGTCCCGATGGTGAAATAACGGGCGGACAGGCGTTGCTTGCTAAAATTGTAGTAATCGGAAAGCTGCATGGAAACGGCAGGGTCCGTGAGCACGCGAAGCCCTTGGCAAAAGAAAGGGTAATCCCTCCGCTGCTGGCTATAGGAAGTTCCACGGGCGGTCCTTCAGCTCTTGCCGAACTGCTCGGAGGATTGCCGGCAGATTTCCCGGCGGCCATAGTCATAGCCCAGCATGTGGACGGTCATTTTTCGGAAAATTTAGCCCTATGGCTGGACAGTCAGACAGAAATAAAAGTCGCCCTGGCCCGCAGTGGGAGATCTGTGCAGGCCGGACATGCTCTTATTGCTCCGGGGGATCAGCATATGCTCATAAAGCCGGGAGGCATAGTGGAGCTGACCGACGGACCCGGTAAAAATATTTATGTACCTTCTGTAGATGTTCTTTTTGACAGCATCCGTCTTGGCGGATTTTCAAAACATTCAGTAGCCGTATTGCTGACTGGAATGGGAGCCGACGGAGCACGGGGCATGCTTGATCTCAGGAATATAGGTTGGATGACCATTGCGCAGGATAAGGAATCGAGCGTAGTCTGGGGAATGCCCGGTTCAGCGGTAAAGATGGGGGCTGCCCGTGAAGTCTGCTCTATTGGAGATATGGCCGGATTGCTTGTAAGGCATTTTAAAAAACTTTTTCAGGAGTTAAAATGA
- a CDS encoding SAM-dependent chlorinase/fluorinase, protein MGRTIALLTDFGLDDPYVGQMKGVLARHAPDSRIIDVSHGVEPFCIPQGAFFLAAAMEHFPADSIFVTVIDPGVGSGRRILTAEFGEQVVLAPDNGILELAEKNFSGTMIVTDLSEAAAKIHSSATFHGRDIFSPLAASIARGTSPESLGPKLPLREIVRTGINKPVWMEDGVETTILHKDRFGNLVLNIPETQTLPERMTIPEKYLLSGNDAGFVKRVCCYAELEAGVTGLLAGSQGYYELALNRGAASEMLGLEPGDNLVLKF, encoded by the coding sequence ATGGGTAGAACAATAGCGCTTTTAACTGATTTCGGACTGGATGATCCCTACGTGGGACAGATGAAAGGGGTTCTGGCGCGCCATGCCCCGGATTCCCGGATAATAGATGTCAGCCACGGAGTGGAACCGTTTTGCATCCCTCAGGGAGCTTTTTTTCTTGCTGCTGCTATGGAGCATTTTCCCGCGGATTCTATTTTTGTCACGGTAATTGATCCCGGTGTGGGCAGCGGAAGACGTATTTTAACCGCTGAGTTTGGAGAACAGGTTGTACTTGCCCCTGATAACGGAATACTGGAACTGGCCGAAAAGAATTTTTCCGGGACAATGATCGTAACGGATCTAAGTGAGGCGGCAGCAAAGATTCACAGTTCAGCTACTTTTCATGGTCGGGATATTTTTTCTCCCCTTGCTGCGTCTATAGCCCGTGGAACCTCGCCTGAATCACTCGGTCCGAAACTGCCGCTGCGGGAAATTGTCCGTACCGGAATCAACAAGCCTGTCTGGATGGAAGACGGCGTTGAGACCACAATCCTTCACAAGGACCGTTTCGGAAATCTTGTACTCAACATCCCGGAGACCCAAACGTTGCCTGAACGCATGACCATTCCGGAAAAATATCTCCTTTCAGGCAATGATGCCGGCTTTGTAAAACGGGTATGCTGCTACGCTGAACTTGAAGCCGGGGTCACCGGACTTTTAGCCGGGAGTCAGGGGTATTATGAACTGGCTCTCAATCGAGGTGCTGCGTCCGAGATGCTTGGACTTGAACCGGGCGATAACTTGGTTTTAAAATTTTGA
- a CDS encoding methyl-accepting chemotaxis protein yields MSIRKQFITGCVVFCIALTAAIVWLVSDYARDTLMDQYRAKAEIMLHTMKAVRKHTGAVIRPKATEILPENMFVPELQSTSFTANGVFSRIPDQYKHELTFKTASTKPRNLKNMATSDEALIIEELDAMAEEGKKPFIGEIRNINGIESFIVAEGEVNSPSCMECHGEPRLAPASMKSRYPVKDDKGYFRKPGRIECAMISAIPLAAMDMAANQAIGAVVFMGFIFIAVTLGFLLFGMNLIFKPVSQLTGIASHIAEGDLNSGTIAIRKMKNQAEGKFFAGRIVHPGNEIGNLVSSFETMISGLSELIGEVRTSGDNVSVAGNKIRSTAEHIDNAVNRQAASTNEVSATSRLISKTSKELVEVMEDVAGSAGESANMAETLQGNIERREKSLIKLVDSTDNVSSRLGAINEKASRINQIVTTIARIADQTNLLSLNAAIEAEKAGQFGQGFSVVAREMRRLADQTVIAAEDIELMVRDMQSAVSSGVVEMEAFNQEVRSSVDEVEQMSSELGLIIDQVRVLGPRFIDVSHSMGDQAESAEQISDAMGDLSDAAAGTTEYLEEFNRTVASLNYTVQSLTGAVDGFRTVEDDLFVSNEEKDPESDN; encoded by the coding sequence ATGAGTATCCGTAAACAGTTCATAACCGGGTGTGTGGTTTTCTGCATTGCCTTGACCGCAGCCATAGTGTGGCTGGTTTCAGACTATGCCCGTGACACATTGATGGATCAGTATCGGGCCAAGGCTGAAATCATGCTTCACACAATGAAGGCTGTGCGCAAGCATACCGGGGCGGTCATCCGTCCCAAGGCCACGGAAATACTGCCGGAAAATATGTTTGTACCCGAGTTGCAGTCCACTTCCTTTACGGCAAACGGCGTTTTCAGCCGGATTCCCGACCAGTACAAGCATGAGCTGACCTTCAAGACTGCTTCCACCAAACCCCGTAATCTTAAGAATATGGCTACCAGTGATGAAGCGCTTATTATCGAAGAGCTGGACGCCATGGCGGAGGAAGGTAAAAAGCCTTTCATCGGTGAAATCAGGAATATCAATGGAATAGAATCTTTTATTGTTGCCGAGGGAGAGGTCAACAGTCCTTCCTGTATGGAATGTCACGGTGAGCCCAGACTGGCTCCGGCTTCAATGAAGAGCAGGTATCCGGTCAAGGATGATAAGGGATATTTTCGCAAACCGGGACGCATTGAGTGCGCCATGATCTCGGCTATTCCGCTGGCGGCGATGGATATGGCTGCCAATCAGGCTATAGGCGCCGTTGTATTTATGGGTTTTATTTTTATTGCGGTAACTCTGGGATTTCTGCTTTTCGGTATGAACCTTATTTTTAAGCCGGTTTCCCAATTAACCGGCATCGCCAGTCATATAGCCGAAGGCGATCTAAACAGCGGAACCATCGCCATCCGTAAAATGAAGAATCAGGCCGAGGGTAAATTCTTTGCGGGCCGGATAGTTCATCCCGGCAATGAAATCGGAAATCTGGTGAGCTCGTTTGAGACCATGATCTCAGGTCTTTCCGAATTGATAGGTGAAGTGCGTACTTCCGGGGATAACGTCTCGGTTGCCGGAAATAAAATAAGGTCTACGGCTGAACATATTGATAACGCCGTAAACAGGCAGGCCGCCTCCACCAATGAAGTCAGCGCCACAAGCAGGCTCATCAGCAAGACGTCCAAGGAGCTGGTGGAGGTAATGGAGGATGTGGCAGGTTCAGCAGGCGAGTCCGCCAACATGGCGGAAACCTTGCAAGGTAATATCGAACGGCGTGAAAAATCTTTGATCAAGCTTGTTGACTCTACGGACAATGTATCATCCCGTCTTGGTGCCATTAATGAGAAAGCCAGCAGGATCAATCAAATCGTAACCACCATCGCCAGAATTGCCGACCAGACCAATCTGCTTTCGCTAAATGCGGCTATTGAGGCGGAGAAAGCCGGGCAGTTCGGACAGGGATTCTCTGTCGTCGCCCGTGAAATGCGCCGTCTGGCCGATCAGACGGTCATCGCCGCCGAAGACATTGAACTCATGGTTCGGGACATGCAATCCGCGGTTAGTTCCGGGGTAGTGGAGATGGAAGCATTTAATCAGGAAGTGCGCTCCAGCGTGGATGAAGTGGAGCAGATGAGCTCTGAGCTGGGATTGATTATTGATCAGGTCCGGGTTCTTGGACCCCGGTTTATCGATGTCTCACATTCCATGGGTGATCAGGCCGAAAGCGCTGAACAGATCAGTGACGCTATGGGAGATCTCAGTGATGCGGCAGCCGGAACCACGGAATATCTGGAAGAATTCAATAGGACTGTAGCAAGCTTGAATTATACCGTGCAGAGTCTTACCGGGGCAGTGGATGGTTTTCGCACCGTTGAGGATGATCTTTTCGTTTCCAATGAGGAAAAAGATCCTGAATCGGACAATTAA
- a CDS encoding ATP-binding protein has product MDKNFTFSIKNKLFAAVCLTAVICVSLPLAFAYHLLKADFAVEAQGSAREKIELARRIYRKSDGIAAQSRVNYVSSMLGTEVAFISAAGEIDMQPSWAAENRISLNSAEIRNVEEGRPGFQLVEDSLDGKSGMLAAVRVAAKGDSPSGFLVIKEFLHSPEERLGMILKVFFWVLPIVALVCYGMIRFVTMQLTSSVESMVRTAEAVGQGNYKSRIRTYPDKEFLPLAKSINWMAERIDEHVSIITGQKNKIQAVLNGMWDGVMVLDGSCRIQSVNRSMEGIFPGIQDGVGRTPLEVIPSPDLYDACSEVVASEGPKAKAVQVVLPTGRVYDVNIVRSPHTSEPGQGPGIIVVFHDISEIKRLETVRRDFVANVSHELRTPLTSVKGYAETLLADPPPPESIQRNFLNTIEKNANHMCKIVDDLLNLSRLESGQEKVQLAPIDPADVLREAWEACSGLAEKRKVDLQPSFVKGDFMVRADPGQLMQLFRNLLENAIKYGPEDNPVFVDHSVGDDCLKFSVIDEGPGIPAADQPRIFERFYSVEKFRRNEFGSTGLGLAISRHIVSNHGGEISVQCPPQGRRQGTAFVFTLPLDNIAPA; this is encoded by the coding sequence ATGGACAAGAATTTTACTTTTTCTATCAAGAATAAGCTTTTCGCGGCAGTCTGCCTCACCGCTGTAATCTGCGTCAGCCTGCCGCTTGCTTTTGCCTATCATTTGCTCAAAGCCGATTTTGCTGTGGAGGCGCAGGGCAGTGCGCGTGAAAAAATAGAGCTTGCCAGACGCATTTACAGGAAAAGCGACGGGATCGCCGCGCAAAGCAGAGTTAACTATGTTTCAAGTATGCTGGGCACTGAAGTCGCTTTTATTTCTGCTGCCGGTGAAATAGATATGCAGCCTTCCTGGGCTGCGGAAAACAGAATTTCATTAAACAGTGCCGAGATTAGAAATGTAGAGGAGGGCCGGCCCGGATTCCAGCTGGTGGAAGATTCGTTGGATGGTAAATCCGGTATGCTGGCGGCTGTTAGGGTCGCCGCGAAAGGTGATTCCCCCTCAGGGTTTCTGGTTATCAAGGAATTCCTGCACAGCCCCGAAGAAAGACTGGGGATGATCCTCAAGGTTTTTTTCTGGGTTTTGCCTATTGTGGCATTGGTTTGTTACGGGATGATCCGTTTTGTCACTATGCAGCTGACATCTTCGGTGGAATCAATGGTCAGGACAGCCGAGGCCGTGGGGCAGGGAAATTATAAAAGCAGGATCAGGACCTATCCTGACAAGGAGTTTCTTCCCCTTGCCAAATCCATTAACTGGATGGCGGAACGGATTGATGAGCATGTCAGTATTATCACCGGCCAGAAGAATAAGATTCAGGCTGTGCTTAATGGCATGTGGGACGGGGTCATGGTGCTGGACGGCAGCTGCCGTATCCAAAGTGTAAATAGGTCTATGGAAGGTATTTTTCCCGGTATTCAGGACGGAGTGGGGCGAACTCCCCTCGAGGTTATTCCCAGTCCTGATCTTTATGATGCCTGTAGCGAGGTAGTGGCTTCGGAAGGTCCAAAAGCCAAAGCGGTTCAGGTAGTTCTGCCTACTGGCCGGGTTTATGATGTAAATATTGTAAGATCCCCTCATACTTCTGAACCGGGGCAGGGGCCGGGCATCATCGTTGTTTTTCATGATATCAGCGAGATTAAAAGACTGGAGACAGTGCGCCGGGATTTCGTTGCCAATGTCTCTCACGAACTGCGTACTCCGCTGACTTCGGTTAAAGGGTATGCTGAAACATTGCTTGCCGATCCTCCTCCGCCGGAATCAATCCAGAGAAATTTTCTTAATACCATTGAGAAGAATGCCAACCATATGTGCAAAATTGTGGATGATCTGCTTAACCTCTCAAGGCTGGAAAGCGGTCAGGAAAAGGTGCAGCTAGCCCCGATTGACCCTGCGGATGTTTTGCGTGAAGCATGGGAAGCATGTTCCGGTCTGGCCGAAAAAAGAAAAGTTGATCTGCAACCTAGTTTCGTAAAAGGTGATTTTATGGTCAGGGCTGATCCCGGCCAGCTCATGCAGCTGTTCAGGAATCTATTGGAAAATGCTATCAAATATGGTCCGGAAGATAATCCTGTGTTTGTGGATCATTCGGTTGGAGATGATTGCTTGAAATTTTCAGTGATTGATGAAGGGCCGGGAATTCCGGCAGCAGACCAGCCGCGTATATTTGAACGGTTTTATTCAGTGGAGAAGTTTCGCCGTAATGAGTTCGGGTCCACCGGGCTTGGGCTGGCCATTTCCCGGCATATCGTATCCAATCACGGCGGTGAGATTTCCGTGCAATGTCCGCCGCAGGGCCGCAGACAGGGGACAGCTTTTGTGTTCACGTTACCGCTCGACAATATTGCGCCGGCCTGA
- a CDS encoding SpoIIE family protein phosphatase — MMTEGKEQLLTEHKINVLLIDDQPMVGEAVRRMLEGEDDIDFHFVSDPTNAIPTAEKLQPTVILQDLVMPDIDGMTMVKFMRVNSRLKDIPLIVLSTKEEATTKAEAFANGANDYLVKLPDRIELLARIRYHSKGYINLLQRNEAYKQLLESRDEMRKELAVAADYVTSLLPEPVKEGDIQADWRFIPSASLGGDSFGYHWLDDDHFAMYLLDVCDHGVGSALLSVSAMNVLRSQTLRDTDFLKPDEVLTALNDSFQMDQQNNLYFTMWYGVYRKSDRTLTYSSGGHPPALLISGDEVQQLRTPGMIVGGMPDMTYTRDSVVVKPGARFFLYSDGVYELKKVSDGKMWEFEDFSEFMKETGKKLGEPIEELIAYTRKLQGSELYEDDFSMVEFVFA, encoded by the coding sequence ATGATGACCGAAGGCAAAGAGCAACTGCTCACTGAGCATAAAATCAATGTTCTGCTGATAGATGATCAGCCTATGGTTGGTGAAGCTGTGCGACGCATGCTGGAAGGTGAAGACGACATTGATTTTCATTTTGTGAGTGATCCGACTAATGCCATACCCACAGCTGAGAAGTTGCAGCCTACGGTAATACTGCAAGACCTTGTCATGCCCGATATTGACGGAATGACAATGGTCAAGTTCATGCGGGTTAACTCCCGGCTCAAAGATATTCCCCTGATTGTGCTCTCTACCAAAGAAGAAGCCACCACTAAAGCGGAAGCCTTTGCCAACGGTGCCAATGATTATCTGGTTAAACTCCCCGATCGCATCGAATTGCTGGCGCGTATTCGGTATCACTCCAAGGGTTATATTAACCTCCTGCAAAGGAATGAGGCCTACAAACAGCTGCTGGAGAGCAGGGATGAAATGCGCAAGGAACTGGCCGTGGCCGCCGATTACGTTACCTCCCTGCTGCCGGAACCGGTTAAAGAAGGGGACATTCAGGCCGACTGGAGGTTTATTCCTTCTGCCTCACTCGGCGGGGATTCTTTCGGCTATCACTGGCTGGATGATGATCATTTCGCCATGTATCTGCTTGATGTCTGTGATCATGGAGTAGGCTCCGCGCTGCTTTCGGTTTCAGCCATGAATGTGCTTCGTTCACAGACCCTGCGGGATACTGATTTTCTTAAGCCGGATGAGGTGCTGACTGCTTTGAACGATTCGTTCCAGATGGATCAGCAGAACAATCTTTATTTTACGATGTGGTACGGTGTTTATCGTAAATCAGATCGGACACTGACTTATTCCAGTGGCGGCCATCCCCCGGCACTGCTTATTTCCGGGGATGAGGTGCAGCAGTTGCGCACTCCGGGAATGATCGTGGGAGGCATGCCGGACATGACCTACACAAGAGATTCGGTAGTAGTTAAGCCGGGAGCCCGTTTTTTTCTCTACAGCGACGGGGTGTACGAGCTTAAAAAGGTGTCTGACGGCAAGATGTGGGAATTTGAGGATTTTTCCGAGTTTATGAAAGAAACCGGCAAAAAGCTTGGTGAACCCATTGAAGAGCTTATAGCCTACACCCGCAAGTTGCAGGGTTCCGAGCTTTACGAAGATGATTTTTCCATGGTTGAATTTGTCTTTGCCTAA